One window of Nocardia nova SH22a genomic DNA carries:
- a CDS encoding VOC family protein, whose product MTDTTNTTTTTTPLWPSFTYRDAPAAIDFLQRAFGFVELARYGSGDVVEHAELGWPGGGGIMLGTAREDSVLCEQKPGSGSVYVVIDDPDGLYERARAAGATIVRELRDEDYGSRGFTCQDPEGVSWSFGTYAGTPH is encoded by the coding sequence ATGACCGATACAACCAACACCACAACCACAACCACACCCCTGTGGCCGTCCTTCACCTACCGGGACGCACCGGCCGCCATCGACTTCCTGCAGCGTGCCTTCGGCTTCGTCGAACTGGCCCGCTACGGCTCCGGCGACGTGGTCGAACACGCCGAACTCGGCTGGCCCGGCGGCGGCGGGATCATGCTCGGCACGGCTCGTGAGGACTCCGTACTCTGCGAACAGAAGCCGGGCAGCGGCTCGGTCTACGTCGTGATCGACGATCCGGACGGCCTCTACGAGCGCGCCCGCGCGGCCGGGGCGACCATCGTCCGCGAACTCCGCGACGAGGACTACGGCTCCCGTGGATTCACCTGCCAGGACCCCGAGGGCGTCTCCTGGAGTTTCGGCACCTACGCCGGAACGCCGCACTGA
- a CDS encoding glutathione S-transferase family protein yields the protein MSTSPTENAGSSTATYVEPGEFKRDTNYITTRITADGRDGYPVEPERYRLIAARACPWANRTLIVRRLLGLEQAISLGSCGPTHDQRSWTFDLDPGEVDPVLGIHFLRDAYLARDPEYPRGITVPAIVDIPSGQVVTNDYARITLDFSTEWTQFHRAGAPRLYPEDLRAEIDRVNRRVYTEVNNGVYRCGFAGDQAAYDAAYDRLFTALDWLSERLSTQRYLVGDTITEADVRLFTTLVRFDPVYHGHFKCNREKLTEQPVLWAYARDLFQTPGFGDTVDFTQIKRHYYVVHRDINPTGIVPKGPELSGWLTPHGRESLGGRPFGDGTPPPPPLPPERVPAADGA from the coding sequence GTGAGCACCTCGCCGACCGAGAACGCCGGTTCGAGTACCGCGACGTATGTCGAGCCGGGCGAATTCAAACGGGACACCAACTACATCACCACGCGCATCACCGCCGACGGCCGCGACGGCTACCCGGTCGAGCCGGAGCGCTACCGGCTGATCGCGGCGCGGGCCTGTCCGTGGGCCAACCGCACACTCATCGTGCGGCGGTTGCTCGGTCTGGAACAGGCGATCTCGCTCGGGTCGTGCGGGCCCACCCACGATCAGCGCAGCTGGACCTTCGATCTCGACCCCGGCGAGGTGGACCCGGTGCTCGGCATCCACTTCCTGCGCGACGCCTATCTGGCGCGCGATCCGGAGTATCCGCGGGGCATCACCGTCCCGGCGATCGTCGACATCCCCTCCGGGCAGGTGGTCACCAACGACTACGCGCGGATCACCCTGGATTTCTCCACCGAGTGGACGCAGTTTCACCGCGCGGGCGCACCGCGGTTGTATCCCGAGGATCTGCGCGCAGAGATCGATCGGGTGAATCGCCGGGTCTACACCGAGGTCAACAACGGCGTGTACCGCTGCGGATTCGCCGGTGACCAGGCCGCCTACGACGCCGCCTACGACCGGCTGTTCACCGCGCTGGACTGGCTGTCGGAGCGGTTGAGCACCCAGCGCTATCTGGTCGGCGACACCATCACCGAGGCGGATGTCCGGCTGTTCACGACGCTGGTGCGGTTCGACCCGGTCTATCACGGGCATTTCAAATGCAACCGCGAGAAGCTCACCGAACAGCCGGTGCTGTGGGCGTACGCGCGCGATCTGTTCCAGACGCCCGGATTCGGCGACACCGTCGACTTCACCCAGATCAAACGGCACTACTACGTCGTGCACCGGGACATCAATCCCACCGGGATCGTGCCGAAGGGCCCGGAACTGTCGGGCTGGCTCACCCCGCACGGCCGGGAGTCGCTGGGCGGCAGGCCCTTCGGTGACGGCACGCCGCCGCCACCGCCGCTGCCGCCGGAACGGGTCCCGGCCGCCGACGGTGCCTGA
- a CDS encoding tyrosine-protein phosphatase, translated as MSIARPDHLHISGTFNYRDVGGLRTTSGTKIRGGVLLRSAQLCQLDERGHSTLRQLGVTTVHDLRGPAEADRMGIDLLPAGIRLELTPFDSAIGTAPPHEGGADRGGHLDLTAVYAAFPSMPEVGVALTAMAQSLARGDGAVLVHCAAGKDRTGWAIATLLRAVGVTEDDILADYLLSNDAVDSLAADVARNSGGTLPPALLGVSMEYLAAGTEAMHRLHGGLDGYLEAIGFTPELRTALHARMLE; from the coding sequence GTGAGCATCGCGCGCCCCGATCATCTCCACATTTCCGGCACCTTCAACTATCGCGACGTCGGCGGGCTGCGCACGACGAGCGGCACGAAGATCCGCGGGGGCGTTCTGCTCCGATCGGCCCAGCTGTGCCAACTCGACGAGCGCGGGCACAGCACACTGCGGCAGCTGGGCGTCACCACGGTCCACGATCTGCGCGGCCCGGCCGAGGCGGATCGGATGGGCATCGACCTGCTGCCCGCGGGGATCCGGCTGGAACTGACCCCCTTCGATTCCGCGATCGGCACCGCGCCCCCGCACGAGGGTGGCGCGGACCGCGGCGGCCATCTGGATCTGACGGCCGTGTACGCCGCCTTCCCGTCGATGCCCGAGGTCGGTGTCGCACTGACGGCGATGGCACAGTCGCTGGCCCGGGGCGACGGCGCGGTCCTGGTGCACTGCGCGGCGGGTAAGGATCGCACCGGCTGGGCGATCGCCACCCTGCTGCGCGCGGTCGGCGTCACCGAGGACGACATCCTTGCCGACTACCTGCTCAGCAATGACGCGGTCGACTCGCTGGCCGCGGACGTGGCCCGCAATTCCGGCGGCACGCTGCCGCCCGCGCTGCTCGGGGTGAGCATGGAGTACCTGGCGGCCGGTACCGAGGCCATGCACCGGCTGCACGGCGGTCTCGACGGATACCTCGAGGCCATCGGGTTCACACCCGAACTGCGCACCGCATTGCACGCGCGCATGCTGGAGTGA
- a CDS encoding WXG100 family type VII secretion target: protein MHRLSGNGTPPVQGHTDPAYAPTVEVFDNLTHSDIQRGVLELRPEVLTQGRQAWQGSAAGVAEAVQSAHAEIRGAIADGWRGGAAQLAAEAVTAFEELGQQLSDVMAVVGQRLGQANDAAETLRATVSQPSVFTPNLEAALLDPKQATANTEQQKSAENLRQDAVRVMDTVYTGVFLRTGDDVPAFPEGSMYPNPAMGQPGPDPTAPGGGSADLTGTAVAPKVVPTTEIRPDAQPAAAPSADRPDVPAQPDADDPAPVAPAAATAPAAAVPVAPAPAAAVPPTVAPAAAVPGEPVVVASNPVVPPANSSSAAPPSPSAPVAPAAVRVAPASSTAPASNSQNSEQDGRDKRHDRDQDHGPSGDAISGMGAGVVGGLAGGAFAAGDAVRQSPPVALKPVRREDDEYEEDEDYYSEFEDEPTFLEPAEPGGDLVGRLDPTTPPVLGEWSEDD, encoded by the coding sequence ATGCATAGGCTCAGCGGTAACGGCACGCCGCCGGTGCAGGGGCACACCGATCCGGCCTACGCGCCGACCGTCGAGGTGTTCGACAACCTCACCCATTCCGATATCCAGCGCGGCGTGCTGGAACTGCGGCCCGAGGTCCTGACCCAGGGCAGGCAGGCGTGGCAGGGGTCGGCGGCCGGGGTGGCCGAGGCGGTGCAGTCGGCGCATGCGGAGATCCGTGGCGCCATCGCCGACGGCTGGCGCGGTGGGGCGGCGCAACTGGCGGCCGAGGCCGTCACCGCCTTCGAGGAACTGGGCCAGCAGCTGTCGGATGTGATGGCGGTTGTCGGCCAGCGGCTCGGACAGGCCAACGACGCTGCCGAGACATTGCGCGCCACGGTGTCGCAGCCGAGTGTGTTCACGCCGAATCTGGAAGCGGCACTACTGGATCCCAAACAGGCCACCGCGAACACCGAGCAGCAGAAGAGCGCCGAGAATCTGCGCCAGGACGCGGTCCGCGTGATGGACACCGTGTACACGGGAGTCTTCCTGCGTACCGGTGACGATGTCCCGGCCTTCCCCGAGGGCAGCATGTATCCGAATCCGGCGATGGGGCAACCCGGCCCGGATCCGACCGCACCCGGTGGCGGCAGCGCGGACCTTACCGGTACCGCCGTCGCGCCGAAGGTGGTGCCCACCACGGAAATCCGGCCCGATGCCCAGCCCGCGGCCGCTCCCTCCGCGGATCGGCCGGACGTCCCCGCGCAGCCGGACGCCGACGATCCCGCACCGGTGGCGCCGGCCGCCGCGACCGCTCCGGCCGCCGCGGTGCCGGTCGCTCCGGCGCCCGCCGCCGCGGTGCCGCCCACCGTCGCTCCCGCCGCGGCGGTACCCGGTGAGCCCGTGGTCGTGGCGTCGAATCCCGTTGTGCCACCGGCGAACTCCTCGTCGGCCGCGCCGCCCTCTCCGTCGGCGCCGGTGGCTCCGGCGGCCGTTCGGGTGGCTCCGGCCAGCAGCACCGCTCCGGCTTCGAATTCGCAGAACTCCGAGCAGGACGGCCGCGACAAGAGACACGACCGCGACCAGGATCACGGTCCCAGCGGCGACGCGATATCCGGGATGGGCGCCGGTGTCGTGGGCGGTCTGGCCGGTGGCGCGTTCGCCGCGGGTGACGCGGTGCGCCAGAGTCCGCCCGTCGCGCTGAAACCGGTCCGCCGCGAGGACGACGAGTACGAAGAAGACGAGGACTACTATTCCGAGTTCGAGGACGAGCCGACCTTCCTGGAACCGGCCGAACCCGGCGGTGACCTGGTCGGGCGGCTCGATCCGACCACGCCGCCCGTCCTGGGGGAATGGTCCGAGGATGACTGA
- a CDS encoding bifunctional RecB family nuclease/DEAD/DEAH box helicase, whose translation MCSTDDLVVAARCEFALLRALDTELGLVFSPSPDVSERSGAAGLRLGAQGVPAETFEDLSADFGDALVRIEPPTTPALAEWSRAHEATVAALRAGAPAVAGAVLFDGEFAAGCAVVVRSERALVLYVHTTGSDIAALMEAAACARMLRENGFGVDPIVHMRNSAGAEVIHDLSAAETVYAARRMRLRTILAAKQDELLPVQWGDRRYLACGHCARCTAELVAQRDLLLVAGMRPAVRAQLRDAGITTVDRLASADSAVTGIPAPTLSMLRRQAELRLRREHSGDTAYVVTDATAFGELAAADAGDVFVSVAGPVVGVGVTARGADGGEGVFLFHAFTIHDPVALLEFLADRQQQYPQLRIYHYCSPIRTLLADLCARCGADEDTSDDLLGALLDLYPIVRSAVLIGARSYALPEVLELLDAGTTPGGTDLESACAATLRLRDRLAELAAEHDIRPQPVPRGAGAEQPSAVEAALREFAFDYDESRSSAQQAAALMAAVLGYHRRERLPLHWAHEDRLHRPIGEWADTAGVLVADWAGVDAKWQHTDDRPMRRYLTLTGRLGTGRPPPPGTAVRTLYDGHVPDLPATPGRRVTAAATVLGCALDDNFDDVIRVEEILPPGCAPYDELPVAIVPDPPGPDENLERTLAAVAHQLLVSLPEVPRTAVFDLLCRRRPRLRSGGALPEVFGDYAAAVTAALLDLDDSYLAVQGPSGTGKTDTTARVVERLVTRYKWRVGIVAQSHSAAESLLDAVVRVGVLPELVAKSDVHTVAPEWLGIAADRYPRFLDNAVNGCVIGGLPPDFTDPEQVAPASLDLLVIADAGYFPLAQAIAAGAAARNLLLLGDPAPLPGTGLHPERVHDSALGRIVGDNPTLPPDFGYFLERTWRMHPQLCGPVSRLRYGNRLRSNETVTLARELEDVPPGIRMVPVEHHGNSTESAEEAREIVRQVRGLLGCTWRQGVPARRLHPHDILVVTPYHAQVARIRTLLSRARIEDVVVGTADRFRGREATVVLISMTTSSPGDAPDGMDELLSRHWLTTAVSRAMWSAVVVASPLLTDYLPETPGQLAELAAFLELTGG comes from the coding sequence GTGTGCAGCACCGACGACCTCGTGGTTGCGGCGCGCTGCGAATTCGCGCTGCTGCGTGCGCTCGATACCGAACTGGGCCTTGTCTTCTCGCCCTCCCCCGATGTTTCCGAGAGATCCGGCGCCGCGGGCCTGCGGCTCGGTGCGCAAGGGGTTCCGGCCGAGACCTTCGAGGATCTGTCCGCCGATTTCGGTGACGCGCTGGTGCGGATCGAGCCGCCCACCACTCCGGCCCTCGCGGAGTGGTCGCGCGCACACGAGGCGACCGTGGCCGCCCTGCGCGCCGGTGCCCCCGCGGTCGCGGGCGCGGTCCTGTTCGACGGCGAATTCGCGGCCGGATGCGCCGTCGTCGTCCGCTCCGAGCGCGCGCTCGTCCTGTACGTCCACACCACCGGCTCCGACATCGCGGCGCTGATGGAGGCGGCGGCCTGCGCGCGGATGCTGCGCGAGAACGGGTTCGGCGTCGATCCGATTGTGCACATGCGGAATTCGGCGGGCGCGGAAGTGATCCACGACCTGTCCGCGGCCGAAACCGTCTACGCCGCACGGCGAATGCGGCTCCGAACGATACTCGCGGCGAAACAGGACGAACTGCTGCCCGTGCAGTGGGGCGACCGCCGCTATCTCGCCTGCGGACACTGCGCGCGCTGCACCGCGGAACTGGTCGCCCAGCGGGATCTGCTGCTGGTGGCCGGTATGCGGCCCGCGGTCCGGGCGCAGTTGCGCGATGCCGGTATCACCACCGTCGACCGCCTCGCCTCGGCCGATTCCGCGGTGACCGGGATCCCGGCGCCGACCCTGTCGATGCTGCGACGACAGGCCGAGCTGCGGTTGCGGCGGGAACACTCCGGCGATACCGCCTACGTGGTCACCGACGCGACGGCGTTCGGCGAACTCGCCGCCGCGGACGCCGGTGACGTCTTCGTCTCGGTGGCCGGGCCGGTGGTCGGGGTCGGGGTGACCGCGCGCGGCGCCGACGGCGGAGAGGGCGTATTCCTGTTCCACGCCTTCACCATCCACGATCCGGTGGCACTGCTGGAATTCCTCGCCGATCGCCAGCAGCAATACCCGCAATTGCGGATCTACCACTACTGCTCGCCGATCCGCACCCTGCTGGCCGATCTGTGCGCACGCTGCGGCGCGGACGAGGACACCTCCGACGATCTGCTCGGCGCACTGCTGGATCTGTATCCGATCGTCCGCTCGGCGGTACTGATCGGCGCCCGTTCCTACGCCCTGCCGGAGGTCCTGGAACTGCTCGACGCCGGGACCACCCCCGGCGGAACCGATCTCGAATCCGCCTGCGCCGCAACGCTGCGGCTGCGCGATCGGCTGGCGGAGCTGGCGGCCGAACACGACATCCGGCCGCAGCCGGTGCCCCGCGGCGCGGGCGCCGAACAACCCAGCGCGGTCGAGGCGGCGCTGCGCGAATTCGCCTTCGACTACGACGAATCCCGCAGTTCCGCCCAGCAGGCCGCGGCGCTGATGGCCGCCGTCCTGGGGTACCACCGCCGCGAACGTTTGCCGCTGCACTGGGCACACGAGGACCGCCTGCACCGCCCGATCGGCGAATGGGCCGACACCGCAGGGGTTCTCGTCGCCGACTGGGCCGGTGTCGACGCGAAATGGCAGCACACCGACGACCGGCCGATGCGGCGTTATCTCACGCTCACCGGACGTCTCGGTACCGGTCGCCCGCCGCCGCCCGGTACGGCGGTGCGCACGCTCTACGACGGCCACGTCCCCGATCTGCCCGCCACCCCCGGCCGTCGCGTCACGGCGGCGGCCACCGTCCTGGGCTGCGCACTGGACGACAACTTCGACGATGTGATCCGGGTGGAGGAGATCCTGCCACCGGGCTGCGCGCCCTACGACGAACTGCCGGTCGCGATCGTGCCCGATCCGCCGGGGCCCGACGAGAATCTGGAACGCACACTGGCCGCGGTCGCACACCAACTGCTGGTCAGCCTGCCCGAGGTGCCCCGCACCGCGGTCTTCGACCTGTTGTGCCGACGCAGGCCGCGGTTGCGTTCCGGCGGTGCGCTGCCGGAGGTGTTCGGCGATTACGCCGCCGCCGTCACCGCCGCACTGCTGGATCTGGACGACTCGTATCTCGCCGTGCAGGGGCCGTCCGGAACCGGGAAGACCGATACCACCGCACGAGTCGTCGAACGCCTGGTCACCCGCTACAAGTGGCGGGTCGGCATTGTGGCGCAATCGCATTCGGCCGCCGAGTCGCTGCTGGACGCGGTGGTCCGGGTGGGGGTGCTGCCCGAGCTGGTCGCGAAATCGGATGTGCACACGGTGGCGCCCGAATGGCTGGGCATCGCCGCCGACCGCTATCCCCGCTTTCTGGACAATGCGGTGAACGGCTGCGTGATCGGCGGTCTGCCACCCGATTTCACCGATCCCGAGCAGGTGGCGCCCGCGAGCCTGGATCTGCTGGTGATCGCCGATGCCGGGTATTTCCCCCTGGCACAGGCCATCGCGGCCGGTGCGGCGGCACGGAATCTGCTGCTGCTCGGCGATCCGGCCCCGCTGCCGGGTACCGGCCTGCATCCGGAGCGGGTGCACGATTCGGCGCTCGGCCGGATCGTGGGCGACAACCCCACGCTGCCACCGGATTTCGGGTATTTTCTGGAGCGCACCTGGCGGATGCATCCGCAGCTGTGCGGGCCGGTGTCGCGGCTGCGCTACGGCAATCGGCTGCGTTCCAACGAAACCGTCACGCTGGCACGCGAACTCGAGGATGTGCCGCCCGGAATCCGGATGGTCCCGGTCGAACATCACGGCAACAGCACCGAATCCGCCGAGGAGGCCCGCGAGATCGTGCGGCAGGTGCGCGGACTCCTGGGGTGCACCTGGCGTCAGGGGGTGCCGGCGCGGCGGCTGCATCCGCACGACATCCTGGTGGTCACGCCGTATCACGCCCAGGTCGCGCGGATTCGAACCCTGTTGTCGCGGGCCCGGATCGAGGATGTGGTGGTGGGTACCGCCGACCGGTTCCGCGGCCGCGAGGCCACCGTCGTGCTGATCTCCATGACCACCTCGTCGCCGGGGGACGCACCGGACGGCATGGACGAACTGCTGTCGCGGCACTGGCTGACCACCGCGGTCTCGCGGGCGATGTGGTCGGCCGTCGTCGTCGCCTCACCGCTGCTCACCGACTATCTGCCCGAGACTCCCGGGCAGCTGGCCGAACTGGCCGCCTTCCTGGAACTGACCGGCGGCTGA
- a CDS encoding alpha/beta hydrolase has product MPYFQGARGRLHYRCWQAESPRPAVIVGFLPGTGQHSGHYHLFGRALSRRDIETRCLDTSGQGLSEGDPDAPGTLAELAADAVLLAERARGDHPEVPFVLAGHSLGAATCLAAAARPELSGCLALVLTGTPRRAVDPAAGPPPDLPILALHGVDDRRAPVDAVRDWTVRYPRVGLHEYPDAGHDLLHEPVRAAVTADIAEWIREVADHRSGTAYVG; this is encoded by the coding sequence ATGCCGTACTTCCAGGGCGCTCGCGGACGTCTCCACTACCGATGCTGGCAGGCGGAGAGTCCGAGGCCCGCGGTGATCGTCGGATTCCTGCCGGGGACGGGCCAGCACAGCGGGCACTACCACCTGTTCGGGCGGGCCCTGAGCCGCCGCGATATCGAGACCCGATGCCTCGACACCTCGGGGCAGGGCCTGAGCGAGGGGGATCCGGACGCGCCCGGAACCCTCGCCGAGCTCGCCGCCGACGCGGTGCTGCTGGCCGAGCGGGCGCGCGGCGATCACCCGGAGGTGCCCTTCGTCCTCGCGGGCCACTCGCTCGGTGCGGCCACCTGCCTGGCGGCCGCCGCGCGCCCGGAGCTGTCCGGATGTCTCGCGCTGGTGCTGACCGGAACTCCGCGGCGGGCCGTCGATCCGGCCGCCGGACCGCCGCCGGATCTACCGATTCTGGCGCTGCACGGCGTCGACGACCGCCGCGCGCCCGTCGATGCCGTTCGGGACTGGACGGTCCGGTATCCGCGAGTGGGGTTGCACGAGTACCCGGATGCCGGGCACGATTTGCTGCACGAGCCGGTGCGTGCCGCGGTCACCGCGGATATCGCCGAGTGGATCCGCGAGGTGGCGGACCACCGTTCCGGCACCGCGTACGTGGGTTGA
- a CDS encoding class I adenylate-forming enzyme family protein, with amino-acid sequence MAQLLIEYPQMRIPWCGNPLARGADGVLRYGNLNPALTELLDVQVHAFSAREAVVEVGGPRLTYRELWHSASRIAGGLQEHGIGYGDRVAVRMPVGARWVQAFLGALLSGAVPVLVHDGLPEAVAAQVLADSCADFVLDGGGPEAGYADLPDGASFIDDGASLGELALLCYTSGLADRTVPNAAEESGPRGVELTNENLLSAVRSVVGAFDLPTDGLRNLVLLPLAHASGCVDQLLPTFAVGGTVVLAPDPAMVAETLLTERIDMVAATPRIFAGLLPTLAGVRAEGVRQVCSAGHRAELAATAAGTADLVSTALREVFPLARQWSVWGATETSGIGLALVDGGATSGSDLLGFPFGGTELALWGPRAGGGSGELLCRGPNVTRRYWNDPQTTESRFTGSWFHTGNQVSIDTDGMVHRAE; translated from the coding sequence ATGGCGCAGCTTCTGATCGAATATCCGCAGATGCGAATTCCGTGGTGTGGCAACCCTCTTGCGCGCGGGGCCGATGGCGTACTTCGCTACGGCAACCTGAATCCGGCACTCACCGAACTACTCGATGTTCAGGTGCACGCCTTCTCCGCGCGCGAGGCCGTCGTGGAGGTCGGAGGGCCGCGGCTGACCTATCGGGAGCTGTGGCACTCCGCGTCCCGCATCGCGGGCGGACTACAGGAGCACGGCATCGGCTACGGCGACCGGGTCGCGGTGCGGATGCCGGTGGGCGCGCGCTGGGTGCAGGCGTTCCTCGGTGCGCTGCTGTCGGGTGCGGTGCCGGTGCTGGTGCACGACGGTCTGCCCGAGGCCGTCGCCGCGCAGGTGCTCGCGGACAGCTGTGCGGATTTCGTCCTCGACGGCGGCGGGCCGGAGGCCGGTTACGCGGATCTGCCAGACGGCGCCTCCTTCATCGACGACGGCGCCTCCCTCGGGGAGCTGGCACTGCTCTGCTACACCAGCGGCCTCGCCGACCGGACGGTCCCGAACGCGGCCGAGGAGAGCGGTCCGCGCGGGGTCGAGTTGACCAACGAGAATCTGCTGTCCGCGGTGCGGTCGGTGGTCGGCGCCTTCGATCTGCCCACCGACGGCCTGCGCAATCTCGTGCTGCTGCCGCTGGCCCACGCCAGCGGGTGTGTGGATCAGCTGCTGCCGACCTTCGCGGTCGGCGGCACCGTGGTGCTGGCCCCCGATCCGGCGATGGTCGCGGAGACCCTGCTCACCGAGCGCATCGACATGGTGGCCGCGACCCCGCGCATCTTCGCGGGTCTGCTGCCGACACTGGCCGGTGTGCGCGCCGAGGGCGTGCGTCAGGTGTGCAGTGCGGGCCATCGGGCCGAACTCGCCGCCACCGCCGCCGGGACGGCCGATCTGGTGTCCACGGCGCTGCGGGAGGTGTTCCCGCTGGCCCGGCAGTGGTCGGTCTGGGGTGCGACCGAAACCAGCGGTATCGGCCTGGCGCTCGTGGACGGCGGTGCGACCTCCGGCAGTGATCTGCTCGGATTCCCGTTCGGCGGTACGGAATTGGCGCTGTGGGGGCCGCGGGCCGGTGGCGGCAGCGGTGAATTGCTGTGCCGCGGGCCGAATGTCACCCGCCGCTACTGGAACGACCCGCAGACCACCGAGTCCCGTTTCACCGGCAGCTGGTTCCACACCGGCAATCAGGTCAGCATCGATACCGACGGCATGGTGCATCGCGCCGAGTGA
- a CDS encoding enoyl-CoA hydratase/isomerase family protein gives MSDSKPTRLERTETEAGAQLAILTIDHPPLNLFDSALLESLADDLAELTANPPRALLLRAEGKVVSGGVDVHEFDGLTVAQGAELWQRLFDRIIHPIEELPCPVIFAAHGLTLTAAFEISLACDVLLAGPKAKFGLVETVVGLTPSMGGPQRLAERAGSGRARELVMTGDLYDAATMAEWGVVNAVHDDVDTAARALAARLADGPTRAHAATKQIIAAWRSGGVAHADSVTPEVSGELFDTEDLRGGVRSFLELGPGKASYTGR, from the coding sequence ATGAGCGATTCGAAACCCACCCGGCTGGAACGGACCGAGACCGAGGCCGGCGCGCAACTCGCGATCCTCACCATCGACCACCCGCCGCTGAACCTGTTCGATTCGGCGCTGCTGGAGTCGCTCGCCGACGATCTCGCGGAGCTGACCGCGAATCCGCCGCGCGCGTTGCTGCTGCGCGCGGAGGGCAAGGTCGTCTCCGGCGGCGTCGACGTGCACGAATTCGACGGGCTGACCGTGGCGCAGGGCGCCGAACTGTGGCAGCGGCTGTTCGATCGGATCATCCACCCGATCGAGGAGCTGCCCTGCCCGGTGATCTTCGCCGCGCACGGCCTCACCCTCACCGCGGCCTTCGAGATCTCGCTGGCCTGCGATGTGCTGCTGGCCGGGCCGAAGGCGAAGTTCGGGCTGGTGGAAACCGTGGTCGGCCTGACGCCGTCGATGGGCGGCCCGCAGCGACTGGCCGAGCGCGCCGGTTCCGGCCGGGCGCGGGAACTGGTCATGACAGGTGATCTCTACGACGCGGCGACGATGGCCGAGTGGGGTGTGGTCAACGCGGTGCACGACGACGTCGACACCGCCGCCCGCGCGCTGGCGGCCCGGCTCGCCGACGGCCCCACCCGCGCGCACGCCGCCACCAAGCAGATCATCGCCGCGTGGCGTTCCGGCGGTGTGGCGCACGCGGATTCGGTCACCCCGGAGGTGTCCGGCGAACTGTTCGACACCGAGGATCTGCGAGGCGGCGTCCGCAGCTTCCTCGAGCTCGGTCCGGGGAAGGCGAGCTACACCGGGCGGTGA
- a CDS encoding amino acid deaminase/aldolase translates to MTDTSQIADLHAATADLDPPLAALDLSALRANAADLVRRARGVPIRVASKSVRCRAVLEEVLGSDLTAHGGFAGIMSYSLREALWLAGHGARDVLLGYPTVDRSALAELGADATLLDSVTLMVDDVAQLDLIRSAIGTTAAPRICLDVDASLRIGPLHLGVRRSPIRTPEQAERLARAARDRGFRVVGVMTYEAQIAGLPDTNPAVRVVKRLSASEIGSRRTRVLDAVRSVAGALEIVNSGGSGSIEVSVGAPEVTEVTAGSGLYVPTLFDGYRSFTPRPALFFALPVLRRPAPDIATAFAGGYIASGPAGASRVPKPVWPKGLRLIGTEGAGEVQTPFTGAAELKVGDRVWLRHAKAGELCERFDRIQIVDADDRRTEVPTYRGEGRNFG, encoded by the coding sequence GTGACAGATACGTCGCAGATCGCCGACCTGCATGCCGCCACCGCCGATCTTGATCCGCCACTGGCCGCGCTGGATCTGAGTGCCCTGCGCGCCAATGCCGCCGATCTCGTGCGCCGGGCGCGCGGTGTGCCGATCCGGGTGGCGAGCAAGTCCGTGCGCTGCCGCGCGGTCCTCGAGGAAGTGCTCGGGTCCGACCTCACCGCGCACGGCGGCTTCGCCGGGATCATGTCCTATTCGCTGCGCGAGGCGCTGTGGCTGGCGGGGCACGGCGCACGCGATGTCCTGCTCGGCTATCCCACCGTCGACCGATCCGCGCTGGCCGAACTGGGCGCAGACGCGACACTGCTCGACTCGGTCACGCTGATGGTCGACGATGTGGCGCAACTGGACCTGATCCGGTCCGCGATCGGCACCACGGCCGCGCCCCGGATCTGCCTGGACGTCGACGCCTCGCTCCGGATCGGCCCCCTGCATCTGGGTGTGCGCCGCTCGCCGATCCGCACGCCGGAACAGGCCGAGCGACTCGCCCGCGCGGCCCGCGACCGCGGCTTCCGGGTGGTCGGCGTGATGACCTACGAGGCCCAGATCGCCGGGCTGCCCGATACGAATCCCGCTGTGCGCGTGGTCAAGCGGCTGTCGGCATCCGAAATCGGTTCCCGCCGTACGCGGGTGCTGGACGCGGTGCGCTCGGTGGCCGGTGCGCTCGAGATCGTCAACAGCGGTGGTAGCGGATCGATCGAGGTGAGTGTCGGCGCGCCCGAGGTCACCGAGGTGACCGCCGGGTCCGGCCTGTACGTGCCGACGCTGTTCGACGGCTACCGGTCGTTCACGCCCCGGCCCGCACTGTTCTTCGCGTTGCCGGTATTGCGCCGGCCGGCTCCCGATATCGCGACCGCGTTCGCCGGTGGCTATATCGCCTCCGGTCCGGCGGGGGCGTCCAGGGTGCCGAAACCGGTGTGGCCCAAGGGGCTACGCCTGATCGGCACCGAGGGGGCGGGAGAGGTGCAGACCCCGTTCACCGGCGCCGCGGAGCTGAAGGTCGGCGATCGGGTGTGGCTGCGGCACGCCAAGGCCGGTGAGCTCTGCGAGCGTTTCGACCGGATCCAGATCGTCGACGCCGACGACCGGCGTACCGAGGTGCCCACCTATCGCGGTGAGGGCCGCAACTTCGGCTGA